A genomic stretch from Diprion similis isolate iyDipSimi1 chromosome 1, iyDipSimi1.1, whole genome shotgun sequence includes:
- the LOC124408306 gene encoding venom acid phosphatase Acph-1-like, with product MCGLPSFHRTTVRESHRLRWHPTCQASSVFVEGRRRFVPSVRRRDDQINPQLYNTPHVIAMGKKLLTMTLLPIVLAFSTLGADHVGADNHLPVLKLVNVVFRHGDRAPDPLETYPADPYKNNTFYPEGRGGLTNAGKMREYQLGLELKARYGDFLGPVWLPSLIEARSTYYDRTKMSLQLVLSALFPPSPIQQWNSQLPWQPVPTSYKRSYEDILLLADECPKYEAEFARVKSKPEIRQKFDKYSALAAYISTNSGRPVTTAYDLYDFYHIFTAQRAANLVLPEWASEIYSGDRLYEAATLQYEAASFNDNLKKLNGGPLVRKISEDMSAVRSGTMAAGRKIYLYSCHETNIGAVLSTLGVYEPHIPQYSSAIAVELWQKKDEYFVKVVHYLGIPQTFVTKRIPGCEELCPLDQFLKIMRPVTPSDSDLICVKKGAPPAQSNTL from the exons TCCGAGCTTCCACCGCACCACCGTCAGAGAAAGTCATCGTCTGCGTTGGCATCCCACCTGCCAGGCAAGCTCCGTCTTCGTCGAAGGCCGTCGACGTTTCGTTCCGTCCGTTCGTCGACGTGACGATCAG ATAAATCCGCAACTTTATAATACACCGCACGTCATCGCCATGGGCAAGAAACTCCTGACAATGACCTTACTCCCGATTGTCTTGGCCTTTTCAACACTCGGTGCCGATCACGTTGGAGCCGACAATCATTTGCCAGTGCTGAAACTAGTCAATGTC GTTTTTCGACACGGTGACCGAGCTCCTGATCCGTTGGAAACTTATCCCGCGGATccatacaaaaataatactttCTACCCGGAAGGTCGAGGAGGTCTTACCAAT GCGGGAAAAATGCGGGAGTATCAATTGGGTCTCGAGCTAAAAGCACGCTACGGTGATTTCCTCGGGCCCGTTTGGCTGCCTTCGTTGATCGAGGCTCGCAGCACTTACTACGACAGGACCAAGATGTCCCTTCAGTTGGTCCTGAGTGCGCTTTTCCCACCATCCCCGATCCAGCAATGGAACAGCCAGCTGCCCTGGCAACCGGTACCGACGTCCTACAAGCGCTCCTACGAGGACATCCTGCTCCTCGCCGACGAGTGTCCAAA GTACGAGGCTGAGTTCGCCAGGGTGAAGAGTAAGCCTGAGattcgccaaaaattcgacaagtACAGCGCTCTCGCTGCTTATATTTCAACCAACAGTGGAAGGCCGGTGACGACTGCTTACGACTTGTACGATTTTTACCACATATTCACCGCCCAGAGGGCCGCCAATTTGGTTTTGCCGGAATGGGCCAGTGAGATTTACTCCGGTGATCGATTGTACGAAGCAGCGACCCTTCAATATGAAGCTGCTTCGTTCAACGACAACCTCAAGAAATTGAACGGAG GTCCACTGGTGCGAAAAATCTCCGAAGACATGTCGGCCGTTAGAAGCGGCACCATGGCTGCCGGTCGGAAAATCTACCTCTACAGCTGCCACGAGACAAATATCGGAGCAGTTTTGAGTACACTCGGAGTCTACGAACCCCATATTCCCCAGTATTCAAGTGCAATTGCGGTCGAGCTTTGGCAGAAGAAAGATGAGTACTTCGTCAAG GTTGTCCACTACCTCGGAATACCTCAGACTTTTGTGACGAAGAGGATACCTGGATGCGAAGAACTCTGTCCTCTGGACCAGTTTTTGAAGATAATGAGGCCCGTCACCCCTTCTGACTCCGATTTGATATGCGTTAAAAAGGGCGCTCCCCCGGCGCAGAGTAATACGCTATGA